In Deinococcus proteolyticus MRP, a single genomic region encodes these proteins:
- the treP gene encoding PTS system trehalose-specific EIIBC component, which translates to MTQNYAQDAQTLLQLVGGPGNISAVTHCMTRMRFVLVDPAKADIKDIEALPSVKGTFTQAGQFQVVVGNGVSDFYNEFTRVAGVQGVSGEAAKEAAKQNQNPLQRVMTNIAEIFAPIIPAIIVGGLILGFRNVIGEMRVFGDGTQALTELSQFWNGVNSFLWLIGEAIFHFLPVGIVWSITRKMGTTQILGIVLGLTLVSPQLLNAYSVPTTAPGDVPFWDFGFAQLPMIGYQAQVIPAILAGFTLVYLERFFRRITPQVVSMIVVPFFALLLSVIIAHAVLGPIGWTIGGWISGVVSAGLASSFNVLFAALFGFLYAPLVITGLHHMTNAIDLQLIADTGGTNLWPMIALSNIAQGSAVLAMIFLQKRDTQAKEVSVPAALSCYLGVTEPAMFGVNLKYVFPFFAAMAGSALAGMYSIATGVVANSIGVGGLPGILSIKVPSMLNFAVAMLIAVVVPFIITWVVGKQRGLDKVGAVDSVQADGLQMPTPRG; encoded by the coding sequence ATGACCCAGAACTACGCCCAAGATGCCCAAACGCTGCTTCAGTTGGTTGGCGGGCCCGGCAATATCAGCGCTGTGACCCACTGCATGACCCGTATGCGTTTCGTGCTGGTGGACCCGGCCAAGGCCGACATCAAGGACATTGAGGCCCTGCCCTCGGTGAAGGGGACCTTTACTCAGGCCGGACAGTTTCAGGTGGTCGTTGGCAACGGAGTGTCCGACTTTTACAACGAGTTCACCCGGGTGGCCGGCGTGCAGGGCGTGTCGGGCGAGGCCGCCAAGGAAGCCGCCAAGCAGAACCAGAACCCCCTACAGCGCGTGATGACCAACATTGCCGAGATTTTCGCGCCGATTATTCCCGCGATTATCGTGGGCGGTCTGATTCTGGGCTTCCGCAACGTGATTGGCGAAATGCGGGTGTTCGGCGACGGAACGCAGGCCCTGACCGAGCTGAGCCAGTTCTGGAACGGCGTCAACTCGTTTCTGTGGCTGATTGGTGAAGCCATCTTCCACTTCCTCCCGGTGGGCATCGTCTGGTCTATTACCCGCAAGATGGGCACCACCCAGATTCTGGGCATCGTGCTGGGGCTGACGCTGGTGTCGCCGCAGCTGCTGAACGCCTACTCGGTGCCCACCACGGCCCCCGGCGACGTGCCTTTCTGGGACTTCGGCTTCGCGCAGCTGCCGATGATCGGGTATCAGGCGCAGGTGATTCCCGCCATCCTGGCCGGCTTTACCCTGGTCTATCTGGAGCGGTTCTTCCGCCGCATCACCCCGCAGGTGGTGTCCATGATCGTGGTGCCGTTCTTCGCGCTGCTGCTATCGGTCATCATTGCGCACGCGGTGCTGGGCCCCATCGGCTGGACCATCGGCGGGTGGATTTCGGGCGTTGTCTCGGCGGGGCTGGCATCCAGCTTCAATGTGCTGTTTGCGGCGCTTTTTGGCTTCCTGTACGCTCCGCTGGTCATCACCGGCCTGCACCACATGACCAACGCCATCGACCTGCAGCTGATCGCGGATACCGGCGGGACCAACCTGTGGCCCATGATCGCGCTGTCCAACATCGCGCAGGGCTCGGCAGTGCTGGCGATGATCTTCCTGCAAAAGCGTGACACCCAGGCCAAGGAAGTGAGCGTGCCGGCGGCGCTGTCGTGCTACCTGGGCGTGACCGAACCGGCCATGTTCGGCGTGAACCTCAAGTACGTGTTTCCCTTTTTCGCGGCCATGGCCGGCTCGGCGCTGGCGGGGATGTATTCCATCGCGACCGGCGTGGTCGCCAACTCCATCGGGGTGGGGGGGTTGCCGGGCATCCTGTCCATCAAGGTGCCGTCCATGCTCAACTTCGCCGTGGCAATGCTGATCGCCGTGGTGGTGCCGTTCATCATCACCTGGGTGGTGGGCAAGCAGCGCGGTCTGGACAAGGTGGGCGCGGTGGACTCGGTGCAGGCTGATGGCCTCCAGATGCCCACACCGCGTGGCTGA
- a CDS encoding alpha,alpha-phosphotrehalase, whose translation MHPLDDSPQHATALRDFRQSVIYQIYPKSFQDSDGDGLGDLPGVSARLDYLQALGVDYLWLTPFFVSPQRDNGYDVADYRRVDPRFGTMADVEALIAGARARGMGVMLDMVFNHTSTEHEWFQRALAGEREYQERYIFRAGSPEQPPTNWQSKFGGSAWAWAPEVGQWYLHLFDVTQADLNWDNPAVRRELQDVVRFWLQKGVAGFRFDVVNLISKPDVLEDDPAGDGRRFYTDGPRVHEYLHELSRETGLAQAVTVGEMSSTSVEHCILYTQPQRGELNMVFNFHHLKVDYAGGDKWTLMPPDFLELKRILFGWQQAMSDAGGWMATFWGNHDQPRPASRFGSDDPRYRPAAAKMLATAGLLLRGTPYIFQGEELGLPNTRFGSIHDYRDVESHNAYAIMRERGLTDAQALDVLAARSRDQARTPMRWTPEGGFSTAVPWLADPHAGASGLSVQEQLADPQSVLHHYRALIALHHQPLFAYGEIEPLLPEHEQLLAYRRVAGDEAALVLCNFSAAEVAVPLDLPDGAGLLLGNLPDAAPRVAEGQGTLTLRPYEAVVYRLS comes from the coding sequence ATGCATCCCTTAGATGACAGTCCCCAGCACGCCACGGCACTGCGTGATTTCCGCCAGAGCGTGATTTACCAGATTTATCCCAAGAGCTTTCAGGATTCGGACGGCGACGGCCTGGGCGACCTGCCCGGGGTGAGTGCCCGGCTGGATTATCTGCAGGCGCTGGGGGTGGATTACCTGTGGCTCACGCCCTTTTTCGTGTCGCCGCAGCGGGACAACGGTTACGATGTGGCCGATTACCGCCGGGTGGACCCCCGCTTCGGCACGATGGCCGATGTTGAGGCCCTGATTGCCGGGGCCCGGGCCCGCGGCATGGGTGTGATGCTGGACATGGTGTTCAACCACACCTCCACCGAGCACGAGTGGTTCCAGCGCGCGCTGGCCGGCGAGCGGGAATATCAGGAGCGCTACATCTTCCGTGCCGGGTCGCCGGAGCAGCCGCCCACCAACTGGCAGAGCAAGTTCGGCGGCTCTGCCTGGGCCTGGGCTCCCGAAGTGGGGCAGTGGTATCTGCACCTGTTCGACGTGACCCAGGCCGACCTGAACTGGGACAACCCCGCCGTGCGCCGCGAGTTGCAGGACGTGGTGCGCTTCTGGCTACAAAAGGGTGTGGCCGGGTTCCGCTTCGACGTGGTGAACCTGATTTCCAAGCCGGACGTGCTGGAGGACGACCCTGCCGGCGACGGTCGCCGCTTTTACACGGACGGCCCACGGGTACACGAGTACCTGCACGAATTGAGCCGCGAAACCGGGCTGGCGCAGGCGGTCACGGTGGGGGAGATGTCGTCCACCAGCGTGGAGCACTGCATCCTGTACACCCAGCCGCAGCGCGGCGAGCTGAACATGGTGTTCAACTTTCACCACCTGAAGGTGGACTACGCGGGCGGCGACAAGTGGACGCTGATGCCGCCCGATTTTCTGGAGCTGAAGCGGATTCTGTTCGGCTGGCAGCAGGCCATGAGCGACGCGGGCGGCTGGATGGCGACATTCTGGGGCAACCACGACCAGCCCCGCCCCGCCTCGCGCTTTGGCAGCGACGACCCCCGGTACCGCCCGGCGGCGGCCAAAATGCTCGCCACAGCGGGCCTGCTGCTGCGCGGCACCCCGTACATTTTCCAGGGCGAGGAGCTGGGGCTGCCCAACACCCGCTTCGGGTCCATCCACGATTACCGCGATGTGGAGAGCCACAACGCCTACGCCATCATGCGGGAGCGTGGCCTGACGGACGCGCAGGCGCTGGACGTGCTGGCGGCGCGCTCCCGCGACCAGGCCCGCACCCCGATGCGCTGGACACCGGAAGGCGGCTTCAGCACCGCTGTGCCCTGGCTGGCTGACCCGCACGCCGGAGCCAGTGGCCTGAGCGTGCAGGAGCAGCTGGCCGACCCGCAGTCGGTACTGCACCACTACCGCGCCCTGATTGCGCTGCACCACCAGCCGCTGTTCGCTTACGGCGAGATAGAGCCGCTGCTGCCCGAGCATGAACAGCTGCTGGCCTACCGGCGTGTGGCCGGCGATGAAGCCGCGCTGGTGCTGTGCAACTTCTCGGCTGCAGAAGTCGCGGTGCCGCTGGACCTGCCGGACGGGGCCGGGCTGCTGCTGGGCAACTTGCCAGACGCAGCGCCCCGTGTGGCGGAGGGCCAGGGCACACTGACCCTGCGCCCCTACGAGGCCGTGGTCTACCGGCTGAGCTGA
- the guaB gene encoding IMP dehydrogenase, with product MTQEPTPAYDPADQEARFGYKFGQEGITFDDVLLTPRHSQVLPSDVDISAQLTRRIRLNIPFISAAMDTVTETQMAVALAREGGIGVIHKNMPVDVQAEMVRKVKRSESGMITDPITLPATATVADADRLMGEYKISGVPITDAAGRLQGIITNRDMRFVDDLNTPIQDVMTKEELITVPVGTTLEQAREIFKGHRIEKLLVTDEEGHLRGLITIKDLTKRMKYPSAAKDDLGRLRVAAAIGVSADLMDRAAALVAAGADVLVLDSAHGHSQGILNALERVKSQFDVDVIAGNIATRAGARDLILAGADAVKVGIGPGSICTTRVVTGVGVPQITAIFEASAAAMEAGIPVIADGGIKQTGDVPKALAAGANVVMMGSALAGTDEAPGETVLRDGRRYKSYRGMGSLGAMGEGSSDRYFQSGTRKFVPEGIEGIVAYRGTAGEVLYQFAGGLKSSMGYCGAADLDALRRDAQFVRISGASLVESHPHGVTITKEAPNYGGGR from the coding sequence ATGACTCAGGAGCCTACGCCCGCTTACGACCCCGCCGACCAAGAGGCCCGCTTCGGGTACAAATTCGGGCAGGAGGGCATCACCTTCGATGATGTTCTGCTGACCCCCCGGCACTCGCAGGTGCTGCCCAGCGACGTGGATATTTCCGCGCAGCTGACCCGGCGTATCCGGCTGAATATTCCGTTTATTTCGGCAGCGATGGATACCGTGACTGAAACCCAGATGGCCGTGGCCCTGGCCCGCGAGGGCGGCATCGGCGTGATTCATAAGAACATGCCGGTCGACGTGCAGGCCGAGATGGTGCGCAAGGTCAAGCGCAGCGAAAGCGGCATGATTACTGACCCCATCACCCTGCCGGCCACCGCTACCGTGGCCGACGCCGACCGGCTGATGGGCGAGTACAAAATCAGCGGCGTGCCGATCACCGACGCGGCGGGGCGCCTGCAGGGCATCATCACCAACCGCGACATGCGCTTTGTGGACGACCTGAACACGCCTATTCAGGACGTGATGACCAAGGAGGAGCTGATCACCGTGCCGGTGGGCACCACGCTGGAGCAGGCCCGCGAAATCTTTAAGGGACACCGCATCGAAAAGCTGCTGGTCACCGACGAGGAGGGGCACCTGCGCGGCCTGATCACCATCAAGGACCTCACCAAGCGCATGAAGTACCCGAGCGCCGCCAAGGATGACCTGGGCCGCCTGCGCGTGGCCGCGGCCATCGGAGTAAGTGCCGACCTGATGGACCGGGCAGCGGCGCTGGTGGCGGCCGGCGCCGACGTGCTGGTGCTGGACAGCGCGCACGGGCACTCGCAGGGCATTCTGAACGCGCTGGAACGGGTCAAGTCGCAGTTCGACGTGGATGTGATTGCCGGGAACATCGCCACCCGTGCCGGCGCCCGCGACCTGATTCTGGCCGGTGCCGACGCAGTCAAGGTGGGTATCGGCCCCGGCAGCATCTGCACCACCCGCGTGGTGACGGGGGTGGGCGTGCCCCAGATTACGGCCATTTTCGAGGCCAGCGCCGCGGCGATGGAAGCGGGCATTCCTGTGATTGCCGACGGCGGGATCAAGCAGACCGGCGACGTGCCCAAGGCACTGGCGGCCGGCGCCAACGTGGTGATGATGGGCTCGGCCCTGGCCGGCACCGACGAGGCCCCCGGCGAGACGGTGCTGCGCGACGGCCGCCGCTACAAGTCCTACCGCGGCATGGGCAGCCTGGGCGCAATGGGCGAAGGCAGCTCGGACCGCTACTTCCAGAGCGGCACCCGCAAGTTCGTGCCCGAAGGCATCGAAGGTATCGTGGCCTACCGGGGCACGGCGGGCGAGGTGCTGTATCAGTTCGCGGGTGGCCTGAAGTCCAGCATGGGCTACTGCGGCGCCGCCGACCTGGACGCCCTGCGCCGTGACGCGCAGTTCGTGCGGATTTCGGGAGCCAGCCTGGTCGAAAGCCACCCGCACGGCGTGACGATTACCAAAGAAGCGCCCAACTACGGCGGGGGCCGCTGA
- a CDS encoding site-2 protease family protein yields the protein MGLLSLLQTDPVAFVITALALMMALAFHEFAHAWTADRFGDPTPRSQGRVTLNPLKHLDPFGTLLLLLAGFGFAKPVMVNMSRLGRWQNFWVAAAGPLSNILLAVLAGLVLRFLPPELFFGANLQELTTLGQVLLVFFSLNVGLAVFNLLPIPMLDGSRILSGLVPPLGRALMEFERSPLSFVAVMGFILLFQGQLGQFLSRVREWALGLVFAF from the coding sequence GTGGGATTGCTGTCGCTGCTTCAGACCGACCCGGTCGCCTTCGTCATCACGGCGCTGGCCCTGATGATGGCGCTGGCCTTCCACGAGTTCGCGCACGCGTGGACCGCCGACCGCTTCGGTGACCCGACGCCGCGCTCACAGGGCCGGGTCACGCTGAATCCGCTCAAGCACCTCGACCCCTTCGGCACGCTGCTGCTGCTGCTGGCAGGTTTCGGGTTCGCCAAGCCGGTGATGGTCAATATGAGCCGGCTGGGCCGCTGGCAGAACTTCTGGGTGGCGGCGGCGGGGCCGCTCAGCAATATTCTGCTGGCCGTACTGGCAGGGCTGGTGCTGCGTTTCCTGCCGCCTGAGCTGTTCTTCGGGGCAAACTTGCAGGAACTGACGACGCTGGGCCAGGTGCTGCTGGTGTTCTTCTCGCTCAATGTGGGCCTGGCCGTCTTTAACCTGCTGCCGATTCCCATGCTGGACGGCAGCCGGATTCTGTCGGGCTTGGTGCCGCCCCTGGGCCGCGCCCTGATGGAATTTGAGCGCAGTCCTCTTAGTTTTGTGGCTGTGATGGGCTTTATTCTGCTGTTCCAGGGCCAGCTGGGCCAGTTCCTGAGCCGGGTGCGCGAATGGGCGCTGGGTCTGGTGTTTGCCTTCTAG
- a CDS encoding CCA tRNA nucleotidyltransferase produces the protein MPAAHASAQAVWNALAPADRVFLSGLVQDAAGQGTLALVGGAVRDALLGASLHSPDLDIVLDTSGGLTVGELAARYSARTGLPHLFHPQFQNAALTLPDGRSADLIRARRERYPVPGERPTVTTGTLAEDLARRDFGLNALALRLADPPELLDVVGGLDDLHARTLRPLHAHSLHEDASRLIRGARLAARLDLHAHPELLRQVPDALQMAERTPRLWAELGLALHEPHPTKVARMLTGWGAGEVLPPGLLPTWQQLEAAGAGNPDLYAAALLHTAEHPQLWQERLSLGHGPARLLARAESADIFPAESAEQQLRTALWPERPAYPPLQGRDLLQAGWTAGPQLGQALAHLRTRRARGELHSRAEEWAALHEWQARPGNKGNQSL, from the coding sequence ATGCCCGCCGCCCACGCCAGTGCCCAAGCCGTCTGGAACGCCCTCGCCCCCGCCGATAGGGTCTTCCTGAGCGGGTTGGTGCAGGATGCAGCCGGGCAGGGCACCCTGGCGCTGGTAGGCGGCGCGGTGCGGGACGCCCTCCTTGGAGCGTCCCTCCACTCGCCTGACCTGGACATCGTGCTGGACACCTCAGGTGGGCTGACGGTGGGTGAACTAGCCGCCCGCTACAGCGCCCGCACCGGCCTGCCGCACCTCTTTCATCCGCAGTTTCAAAACGCCGCCCTCACCCTGCCGGACGGGCGCAGCGCTGACCTGATTCGGGCGCGGCGCGAGCGCTACCCTGTCCCTGGCGAGCGGCCCACCGTGACCACCGGAACGCTGGCCGAGGACCTGGCGCGGCGCGACTTCGGGCTGAACGCACTGGCCCTGCGCCTGGCTGACCCGCCCGAGCTGCTGGACGTGGTGGGCGGGCTGGATGACCTGCACGCCCGCACGCTGCGCCCCCTGCACGCCCACTCGCTGCACGAGGACGCCAGTCGCCTGATTCGTGGCGCACGGCTGGCGGCCCGGCTGGACCTGCACGCCCACCCCGAGCTGCTGCGGCAGGTGCCTGACGCACTTCAGATGGCCGAGCGCACCCCGCGCCTGTGGGCCGAGCTGGGGCTGGCGCTGCACGAACCCCATCCCACCAAAGTCGCCCGGATGCTGACCGGGTGGGGCGCAGGCGAGGTGCTGCCGCCTGGCTTACTGCCCACATGGCAACAGTTGGAAGCGGCGGGCGCGGGGAATCCCGACCTGTACGCGGCCGCCCTCCTGCATACCGCCGAGCACCCGCAGCTTTGGCAGGAGCGCCTGAGTCTGGGCCACGGCCCCGCACGCCTGCTGGCCCGCGCCGAGTCCGCCGACATCTTCCCAGCGGAGAGCGCCGAACAGCAGCTCCGCACAGCGCTGTGGCCGGAGCGCCCCGCTTACCCGCCACTGCAAGGGCGTGACCTTCTGCAAGCGGGCTGGACGGCTGGCCCACAGCTCGGGCAGGCGCTGGCGCACTTGCGGACGCGCCGCGCACGGGGCGAGCTGCACAGCCGCGCAGAGGAATGGGCCGCGCTGCACGAGTGGCAGGCACGGCCCGGGAACAAGGGAAACCAGTCCCTCTGA
- a CDS encoding MaoC family dehydratase — MNADLLRPQGRYFEELPVGTVIRHRVTRTLTESDNILFTTLTMNPQPLHLDFEYAAGSEFGQPLVNSLMTLSLLVGLSVHELTLGTLIANLGLNDVRFPAPVFHGDTIRAESEVLEARASRSRPGQGIVTVRHRAINQRGEVVAECSRTMLMQGRETQAERAE; from the coding sequence CTGAATGCCGACCTGCTGCGCCCACAGGGCCGCTACTTCGAAGAATTGCCCGTAGGCACCGTGATTCGCCACCGCGTGACCCGCACGCTGACCGAGAGCGACAATATCCTCTTTACCACGCTCACCATGAATCCGCAGCCGCTGCACCTGGATTTCGAATACGCGGCGGGCAGTGAGTTCGGACAACCGCTGGTCAACTCGCTGATGACGCTGAGCCTGCTGGTGGGCCTGAGCGTCCACGAGCTGACGCTGGGCACCCTGATTGCCAACCTGGGCCTGAATGATGTGCGCTTTCCCGCGCCCGTCTTTCACGGCGATACTATCCGCGCCGAGTCGGAAGTGCTGGAAGCCCGCGCCAGCCGCAGCCGCCCTGGGCAGGGCATCGTGACCGTGCGGCACCGCGCCATCAATCAGCGGGGCGAAGTGGTGGCCGAATGCAGCCGCACCATGCTGATGCAGGGCCGCGAGACACAGGCGGAGAGGGCCGAGTAA
- a CDS encoding HpcH/HpaI aldolase/citrate lyase family protein, producing the protein MSTIQPASRRPRSVLFAPAGRADLIAKLPRSQPDAVVIDLEDAVPATPEAKAEARPTAREGSERLCREHPELAVFVRVNSVHSPFFEDDLAALHPTLTGVVVPKLETAVDAEMARDALRERGLTLPILAGLETGAGVWNARSILQLDCVPWAYFGAEDYVTDLGGVRTPGNLEVLYARSQVALAARLTGTHALDIVVTALNDEPRFREDAAQGRSLGYGGKLCIHPAQVTLSNEIFGVSEAQLTRARALLAAAEDAARAGHGAFSFEGQMVDEPMLAAARAVLTAHHSQAPTPEEL; encoded by the coding sequence ATGTCCACAATTCAACCCGCCTCCCGGCGGCCCCGTTCGGTGCTCTTTGCTCCGGCTGGCCGCGCTGACCTGATTGCCAAGTTGCCCCGCTCGCAGCCTGACGCGGTGGTGATTGACCTGGAAGACGCGGTGCCCGCGACGCCCGAAGCCAAGGCCGAGGCGCGGCCCACTGCGCGTGAAGGCAGCGAGCGCCTGTGCCGCGAACACCCGGAGCTGGCGGTGTTCGTGCGGGTCAACTCGGTGCATTCGCCCTTTTTTGAGGATGACCTGGCGGCGCTGCACCCGACCCTAACCGGCGTAGTGGTGCCCAAGCTGGAAACCGCCGTAGACGCTGAAATGGCCCGCGACGCTCTGCGTGAGCGGGGGCTGACCTTGCCCATCCTGGCAGGGCTGGAAACCGGAGCCGGGGTCTGGAACGCCCGCAGCATCCTGCAACTGGACTGCGTGCCGTGGGCGTACTTCGGGGCGGAAGACTATGTCACCGACCTGGGCGGGGTCCGCACGCCCGGCAATCTGGAAGTGCTGTACGCCCGCTCGCAGGTGGCGCTGGCCGCCCGGCTGACCGGCACGCATGCGCTGGACATCGTGGTGACAGCGCTGAACGACGAACCCCGCTTCCGTGAGGACGCCGCGCAGGGCCGCAGCCTGGGCTACGGCGGCAAGCTGTGTATTCACCCCGCGCAGGTGACGCTCAGCAACGAGATTTTTGGGGTGAGCGAGGCGCAACTGACCCGCGCCCGCGCCCTGCTGGCCGCCGCCGAGGACGCCGCCCGCGCTGGACACGGAGCCTTCAGCTTTGAAGGGCAGATGGTGGATGAGCCGATGCTTGCCGCCGCCCGCGCCGTACTGACCGCCCACCACAGCCAGGCACCCACCCCGGAGGAACTCTGA
- the gatA gene encoding Asp-tRNA(Asn)/Glu-tRNA(Gln) amidotransferase subunit GatA, with product MPSLPSPATQTAQAIRSGTVSPDTAVQESLRRIRAASELNAVLSEVETGEQVQALERRLAAGEALPLAGVPVIIKDNLNLRGTRTTCGSHMLEEYRSPYTATAVQRLIDAGAIVVGKANLDEFAMGSSNENSAFGPALNPWGKDRVPGGSSGGSAAAIAARLAPLTIGSDTGGSVRQPAALCGVYGMKPTYGRISRSGLVAYASSLDTVAPFALSAADLALTMQTMSGHDPQDATSLQEETRFDGPLDLSRLRVGLVREGQQGLTGGVQASLEQMRSALETAGATVSEVSLPHLKHAVATYYIVAMAEASSNLSRYDGMHYGRRAADSKGGAVPSMLHTREEFFGAEVQKRIMLGTFILSSGYSERYYTKALQVRRLIAEEFERAFEDYDVLLMPTSPFPAFGLGERISDPLAMYAADVNTVAINLAGIPALNVPAGFEAVEGERLPIGLQFAARAGADAQLVALAAALEAQEAVRLEVPEGYPEWGIG from the coding sequence ATGCCGAGTCTGCCTTCACCCGCCACTCAGACCGCCCAAGCCATCCGCAGCGGCACCGTTTCCCCTGACACGGCAGTGCAGGAATCTCTGCGCCGCATAAGGGCAGCCAGCGAGCTGAACGCCGTCCTGAGCGAGGTGGAAACGGGCGAACAGGTGCAGGCGCTGGAGCGGCGACTGGCGGCTGGTGAAGCGCTGCCGCTGGCCGGAGTGCCGGTCATCATCAAAGACAACCTGAATCTGCGCGGCACGCGGACCACCTGCGGCAGCCACATGCTGGAAGAGTACCGCTCGCCCTACACCGCTACTGCCGTGCAGCGCCTGATAGACGCCGGAGCCATCGTGGTGGGCAAGGCCAATCTGGACGAGTTTGCGATGGGGTCCAGCAACGAAAACAGCGCTTTTGGCCCGGCGCTGAACCCCTGGGGTAAAGACCGCGTGCCCGGCGGCAGCTCGGGCGGCAGTGCAGCGGCCATCGCGGCCCGGCTGGCTCCGCTGACCATCGGCAGCGATACCGGCGGCTCGGTGCGGCAGCCCGCGGCGCTGTGCGGCGTATACGGCATGAAACCCACCTACGGGCGTATTTCCCGCTCCGGTCTGGTGGCCTACGCCAGCAGCCTGGATACGGTGGCCCCCTTCGCCCTAAGCGCCGCCGACCTGGCACTGACGATGCAGACCATGTCGGGCCACGACCCGCAGGACGCCACCAGCTTGCAAGAAGAAACCCGGTTTGACGGCCCGCTGGACCTGAGCCGCCTGCGCGTGGGCCTGGTGCGCGAGGGGCAACAGGGCCTGACCGGCGGCGTGCAGGCTTCGCTGGAACAAATGCGGTCCGCTCTGGAGACGGCGGGGGCCACGGTCAGCGAAGTCAGCCTGCCACACCTGAAGCACGCAGTGGCAACCTACTACATCGTGGCAATGGCCGAAGCCAGCTCCAACCTCTCGCGCTATGACGGCATGCACTATGGCCGCCGCGCCGCCGACAGCAAAGGAGGGGCGGTGCCGTCCATGCTGCACACCCGCGAGGAATTCTTCGGGGCGGAAGTGCAAAAGCGCATCATGCTCGGTACGTTTATCCTCAGCAGCGGGTACTCGGAGCGCTACTACACCAAAGCGCTGCAAGTGCGCCGCCTGATTGCCGAGGAATTTGAGCGGGCCTTTGAGGACTACGACGTGCTGCTGATGCCGACCAGCCCCTTTCCCGCCTTTGGCCTGGGCGAGCGCATCAGTGACCCGCTTGCCATGTACGCCGCCGACGTGAACACTGTGGCGATTAACCTGGCCGGAATTCCCGCGTTGAACGTGCCCGCTGGCTTTGAGGCGGTAGAAGGTGAGCGCCTGCCCATCGGCCTGCAATTCGCCGCCCGCGCCGGAGCCGACGCCCAACTGGTGGCCCTGGCCGCTGCGCTGGAAGCTCAGGAAGCGGTCCGCCTGGAAGTGCCTGAAGGGTATCCGGAGTGGGGAATCGGCTGA
- the scpB gene encoding SMC-Scp complex subunit ScpB: MPAKSAPAPDPTPLQLVCAALLAAGRPLRLGELAGLTGLNEDAALRVIHDLQRRLPELGLAAELVAGGWRLYVPPELGPRLAPVLAPPALPPLSHAALEVLAVVAYRQPVTRAEIEAMRGGSASTLVTLQERELVKAVGRSDVVGHPILYGTTQKFLLEFGLASLEELPPLEGNDFSELLRG; encoded by the coding sequence ATGCCCGCCAAGTCTGCCCCGGCCCCTGACCCCACCCCGCTCCAGCTTGTCTGTGCAGCCCTGCTGGCGGCGGGCCGGCCGCTGCGCCTGGGAGAACTGGCCGGACTGACCGGGCTGAATGAAGACGCCGCCCTGCGGGTGATACACGACTTGCAGCGCCGCCTGCCGGAACTGGGGCTGGCCGCGGAACTGGTGGCCGGGGGCTGGCGGCTGTACGTGCCGCCTGAGCTGGGGCCACGGCTGGCCCCGGTGCTGGCCCCGCCGGCACTGCCGCCGCTCAGCCATGCGGCGCTGGAGGTGCTGGCGGTCGTCGCCTACCGGCAGCCGGTGACCCGCGCCGAAATCGAGGCCATGCGTGGGGGGAGCGCCTCTACGCTGGTCACCTTGCAGGAGCGCGAACTGGTCAAGGCCGTGGGCCGCAGCGACGTCGTGGGGCACCCTATCCTGTACGGCACCACCCAGAAATTCCTGCTGGAATTCGGTCTGGCTTCGCTAGAAGAACTGCCGCCGCTGGAAGGCAACGACTTCTCGGAGCTGCTGCGCGGCTGA
- a CDS encoding L-threonylcarbamoyladenylate synthase has protein sequence MDSPSSAPQGGIRSKAAPPLVAFPTETVWGLGAPPTQEGWEALIRAKGRDPKQAFQVSCASPQLALAWAQHPDLLRPLTAFWPGPLTLVVQARAGLPEYLAPGGWVGLRVPAHPAAQALLHGSGGRLLTSSLNLSGQPVARSEAEARALGLAEQVLGDGGQPPSGEASTVLRVSETGLDVLRAGALRLADIRACLHGTPLAEVPFSGPTQP, from the coding sequence ATGGACTCTCCCTCATCCGCTCCTCAAGGTGGCATTCGTTCCAAAGCTGCTCCCCCGCTGGTGGCCTTTCCCACCGAAACGGTCTGGGGCCTGGGTGCCCCCCCTACCCAAGAAGGCTGGGAAGCCCTGATCCGCGCCAAGGGCCGCGACCCGAAACAGGCCTTCCAGGTGTCGTGTGCTTCACCTCAGCTGGCGCTGGCCTGGGCGCAGCACCCGGACCTGCTGCGCCCACTGACCGCCTTCTGGCCGGGACCGCTGACCCTGGTGGTGCAGGCACGGGCCGGACTGCCCGAGTACCTGGCGCCCGGCGGCTGGGTAGGCCTGCGGGTGCCGGCACACCCCGCCGCTCAGGCACTGCTGCATGGAAGCGGCGGGCGACTGCTTACCAGCAGCCTGAACCTGAGCGGTCAGCCGGTAGCCCGCAGCGAGGCCGAGGCCCGCGCACTCGGCCTGGCGGAGCAGGTGTTGGGCGACGGAGGCCAGCCCCCCAGCGGCGAGGCCAGCACCGTACTGCGGGTCAGCGAAACCGGACTGGACGTGCTGCGGGCAGGCGCACTGCGACTGGCAGACATTCGGGCCTGCCTGCACGGCACGCCGCTGGCTGAGGTGCCTTTTTCCGGGCCTACCCAGCCGTAA